In Rhodococcus qingshengii JCM 15477, the sequence ATGACGATCAGCGACAGATAACCGAGAACGAGGCCGGCCACTGCCAACCCACGCCCACTTTCGCCGGATTGGCGAATTTGATTCAGCGCCACATGACCCACTGGAATGGCAAGAACCCCACCGAAGATTCCAAGTACGAGTGCAACGATGGCCAAGGCATTCGTGCCGCCGACCACCCCAGGGAGCGGTGCCGCCACCTGCCTGACAGGCCCGAACGTCGAACGAAGGCTCCTCCCTAACAGCAGCGCCGCGGCCATATACAGCAACAGCCCCGCCACAGATCCGGCTATCCAGGCTCCACGAAACGCCGGCCCGTCGACGTCGAGGATCCTCCCCGCCGCCCTCACACCGGATCCTGCTGCACCGACCGCGATACTCAAATTCACTGCGCCAGGAATAACGGCAAGCATGGCAATGGCACCGACACCAAGCGACAATGCCGGGCCACCGCGACGCCGCCACGCCAACGAACTCATCAGCGCTGCAAACAAAGTCACAGCGGCGCCTAGAAGCCCAGTCACAAATCCGACAACGACTCCCGTCTCGAAGTCCCCACCTAGATGACGAGCAACCCACTGTGCCCAGGCCCGCGCGAATGGCGGCCCGAGCGTCAGCGAGACAACGACCGTTGCAACCGCAGCGCACGCCACGACACTGATGACCCGCAGAATCCACCCCAGATAACCGGAATGCGAATTATTCTGCGCAACAGTAGTTTCCGAGTCGATCACCAGGATTCCTTCGTTCAGAGTGTGAGTACAGAACGGCTCTAGCTGTCACTCCACACAGAACCGTGGCCGGACCGGCTCACTCATCTGATCAAGTTCTGGCGCCTGTGTCTGTAGTTCGTTCGCACGACCAAACCGGCGATAGCAACGATTACATATTTGTGTTAGCGTTGTTTCCATGGGTTCGAGAGCAAAGATTCTGGCCGCGGCAACCGAGCTGCTCAACACCTCCCCCAACGGCGACATATCCACCCGCGCCGTGTGCGAGATGGCCGGCGTCGGCGCCCCCGCGCTCTACCGTCAGTTCGGCGACAAGGACGGTCTGCTCGCAGCCGTCGTCGAGGCGGGCTTCTTCGAATACCTCGAAGGTAAACGCGCTGCGACACCTTCCGATGACCCCGTTGCCGATCTACGGGCCGGCTGGGATGCGCACACCGCCTTCGCGCTCGCGCATCCCGCTCACTACCGCTTGATGCACTCACCTTCCGCCCAGAGCGCCGACACCGCCCTGCAGGCTCAGGCGCTACTTCGATCCGTTCTCGAACGATGCGCTGCGGCAGGTGTTCTGACCGTATCGGTCGACGTGGCTACGCAGATGGTGATGTCCGCCAATGCGGGCGTCGCTCTGATGCTCGTCGTCAGGCCGGAACAGTACCCCGATCCGACGCTGTCACAGCGAGTTCGCGACGGAATCTTCGCGTCCATCATCGACGAATCCGACGCCCACCCCGAAACCTCACTCAACAGAGTTGCATCTACTCTCGACGCCCAACTGGCCGCCGCAGATTCAACTTCTCTCTCCGCCAACGAAGTCGGCCTACTACGAGAGTGGCTTCGCAAGCTGTCCGATGCAACTGAAACCAGTTCAGGAGTTACATCATGACTGACACCACCACCCGCATCGCCATCGTCACTGGCGCTTCCGGCGGCATCGGGCGAGCGACTGCCGAGAAGCTCGCCGCCGACGGAATGGCTGTCGCCGTGCACTATTCAGGAAACATTCAACGCGCCCAGGAAACAGCTGACGCCATCGTCGCTGCGGGCGGTCGCGCCATAGCGGTGCATGCGGACGTCGCCGACGAAGGTGAAGTCGCGGCCCTGTTCGATACGGTCGAGGAGGAGTTCGGGGGCATCGACGTCGTCGTCCATGCAGCCGGAATCATGATCCTCTCCACCGTCGCAGAACTGAACTTCGACGATTTCGATCGGATGCATCGGACCAACGTCCGAGGGACCTTCGTGGTCGACCAGCAGGCAGCCAGACGGGTCCGGCGCGGTGGTGCGATCATCAATTTCTCCACCTCCGTGAAGAAGCTGGCGTTTCCGACTTATGCCGCGTACGCCGCCACCAAAGGTGCTGTCGACGCGATCACTCTGGTTCTCGCGAAAGAGCTACGGGGACGCGATATCACGGTCAACGCCGTAGCCCCAGGCCCCACGGCCACCGATCTATTCCTTGACGGGAAAGACGAAGCTACAGTGGAGAACCTGTCCAAGCTGGCCCCCCTGGAACGCCTCGGCACACCGGCGGACATCGCGGAGGCTGTCGCGTTTCTCGCCGGCCCAGCTCGTTGGGTCAATGGCCAGGTCATCTACGTCAACGGCGGAGTGATTTAGCAAAACCATCGTCTAAGGAGCACACCTTGGCAATTCCGACAAAACAGTCAAACCAGTCGACTTTGGTTGTAATGTGCAAACAATGGATAACCAGGATCGAGGGTCCGCCCGGACGTCACGACGGCAGTTCATCAGCGTTGCAGGGCTGGCGGCAACCGCGGTCATAACCCTCGCGACCTCCTCGACCGCCGGCGCCGCCGGCCCCACTGCACCCAATCCAGGTTCGCGGGTCGACGATCCTGCGGAAGCCCAAGCGGTACAGCGCGTCGCAGAGACACTGCTGAACAGCGGAGTCCCCGGTCTTGCCTTCGCCATCGTCAAACCGGATGAGAAGAACCGCAAGGCGAGTGTCACCACTACGTACCACTACGGATATGCCGACGTCGAAAACGGCGTGAGAGTCACTCCACGAACGCAATTCGAGATCGCCTCGGAGACCAAGACCTTCACCGCTGCACTACTGGCGAAACTGATCGCTCGGGGAGAAGTCGGATTGGACGACCTGGCGAGCAAGTATTCGGATGGCAACCCGCTGCCGAAAGGCATCGGCGGCGAGGAGATCACGCTTCGCCAACTGGTCACCCACCGTTCCGGTCTGAGCGACGACCCGCCCAATCTTTCGGCGGGGTGTGCCGATCCCACACGATCGTGCACGGACGAGAAGGCGAAGTACACCAGAAATATGCTCTGGAAAGGACTCCAAGACGCCGGCGCCTTGGAGTTCGCCCCCGGTAGCCACTGGCTGTACTCGGACTTCGGGTTCGGACTGCTCGGCACACTGATGGCCGACAAAATCATTCCGGGACAAGAGAAGCCACCATTCGCGGCGGCAGTCGCCCGCGAAATCACCGACCCGCTCGGGATGATGGGTACCGTGATCGAGACCAAAGCAACCGACCTTGCCGTTCCGTACCACCTCGACGGCACACGAGCGCCTCTGTGGAACAACACGGGTGCGATCGCAGGCGGGGGTGGGCTGGTCAGCACCGCCGAGGACATGTCGATTTGGGCTGCAACAACTCTCGGCTACGGAAACAACCCGCTCAAACCAGTCCTGACCTCGATGCTCGAGCAGATCGACACGCAAGCTCCGGAGAATCCTGCATTCGGAATGGGAATGGCGTGGCAGCTCCAACCCCCGACGCCGAACTTCCCACAACGGTTCGCCAAGAAAAACGGAGACAGCTCGGGATCCAACTGCATCACCCTGCTGGTTCCCGACAGCGGCTGGTCGATCACGATTCTGGC encodes:
- a CDS encoding TetR/AcrR family transcriptional regulator translates to MGSRAKILAAATELLNTSPNGDISTRAVCEMAGVGAPALYRQFGDKDGLLAAVVEAGFFEYLEGKRAATPSDDPVADLRAGWDAHTAFALAHPAHYRLMHSPSAQSADTALQAQALLRSVLERCAAAGVLTVSVDVATQMVMSANAGVALMLVVRPEQYPDPTLSQRVRDGIFASIIDESDAHPETSLNRVASTLDAQLAAADSTSLSANEVGLLREWLRKLSDATETSSGVTS
- a CDS encoding DUF4190 domain-containing protein, encoding MIDSETTVAQNNSHSGYLGWILRVISVVACAAVATVVVSLTLGPPFARAWAQWVARHLGGDFETGVVVGFVTGLLGAAVTLFAALMSSLAWRRRGGPALSLGVGAIAMLAVIPGAVNLSIAVGAAGSGVRAAGRILDVDGPAFRGAWIAGSVAGLLLYMAAALLLGRSLRSTFGPVRQVAAPLPGVVGGTNALAIVALVLGIFGGVLAIPVGHVALNQIRQSGESGRGLAVAGLVLGYLSLIVIVGFVLVAVSAAYR
- a CDS encoding serine hydrolase domain-containing protein, whose protein sequence is MDNQDRGSARTSRRQFISVAGLAATAVITLATSSTAGAAGPTAPNPGSRVDDPAEAQAVQRVAETLLNSGVPGLAFAIVKPDEKNRKASVTTTYHYGYADVENGVRVTPRTQFEIASETKTFTAALLAKLIARGEVGLDDLASKYSDGNPLPKGIGGEEITLRQLVTHRSGLSDDPPNLSAGCADPTRSCTDEKAKYTRNMLWKGLQDAGALEFAPGSHWLYSDFGFGLLGTLMADKIIPGQEKPPFAAAVAREITDPLGMMGTVIETKATDLAVPYHLDGTRAPLWNNTGAIAGGGGLVSTAEDMSIWAATTLGYGNNPLKPVLTSMLEQIDTQAPENPAFGMGMAWQLQPPTPNFPQRFAKKNGDSSGSNCITLLVPDSGWSITILANGGNAAMIDPAAVNLMHDLVPRRPIFGSSTGTSSGSDVGFQTGSFG
- a CDS encoding SDR family oxidoreductase yields the protein MTDTTTRIAIVTGASGGIGRATAEKLAADGMAVAVHYSGNIQRAQETADAIVAAGGRAIAVHADVADEGEVAALFDTVEEEFGGIDVVVHAAGIMILSTVAELNFDDFDRMHRTNVRGTFVVDQQAARRVRRGGAIINFSTSVKKLAFPTYAAYAATKGAVDAITLVLAKELRGRDITVNAVAPGPTATDLFLDGKDEATVENLSKLAPLERLGTPADIAEAVAFLAGPARWVNGQVIYVNGGVI